The window TACCATTGGTCCATGACCATTGCGTCATAGGAGGGGTGTGTTGAGGTGCCTCCTTCTTTCATAATATGAACATTACCAACTTGAGTacattacaggtgctggtcatataattagaatatcatcaaaatttttatttcactaattccattctaaatgtgaaacttgtatattatattcattcagtaCACAcaatgatatattttaaatgtttatttattttaatgtggatgattataactgaaaactaaggaaaataccaaattcagtatctcagaaaactagaatattgtgaaaaggttcaatattgaagatacCTGGTGCCACTCTAATTAGctgattaactcaaaacacctgcaaagcctttaaattgtctctcagtctagttctgtaggctacacaatcatggggaagactgctgacttgacagttgtccaaaagacgacaattgacaccttgcacaaggagggcaagaaacaaaaggtcattgcaaaagaggctggctgttcacagagctctgtgtccaagcacattaataaagaggggaagggaaggaaaaggtgtggtagaaaaaaaaaagtgtaaaagcaatagggataaccgcaccctgtaAAGGATTGTGAAACGACAcgcattcaaaaatgtgggggagattcacaaagagtggactgcagctggagtcagtgcttcaagaaccactacacacagacatgtgcaagacatgggtttcagcttcgcactccttgtgtcaagccactcttgaacaacagacagcgtcagaagagtctcgcttcaaaaaggactggagtctggactgctgctgagtggtccaaagttatgttctcaaatgaaagtaaattttgcatttcctttggaaaacCGAAGGCAAATTTCCACATTGtggacaaaaaaatgaaaatgaatgaaattaaatgaaatcagggtcccagagtctggaggaagagaggagaggcacacaatccacgttgcttgagatTCAGTGTAAAATTTCCACAGGTTCGGGGTGCCAtgttgtctgctggtgttggtccactgtgttttctgaggtccaacgtcaacgcagccatataccaggaagttttagagcaattcatgcttcctgctgctgaccaactttatggagattttccaacaggacttggcacctgcacacagtgccaaagctactagtacctggtttaaggaccaaggtatccctgttcttaattggccagcaaactcgcctgaccttaaccccatagaaaatctatggggtattgtgaagaggaagatgtgatatgccagacccaacaatgcaaaAGAGCTGAacgccactatcagagcaacctgggctctcataacacctgagcagtgccacagactgatcgactccatgcaaCGCCGCATTTcagcagtaattcaggcaaaaggagcccaactaagtattgagtgctgtacatgctcatacttttcatgttcatacttttcagttgtcCAAGATTTCTTTgaattggtcttaagtaatattcaaattttctgagatattgaatttgggattttccttagttgtcagttattatcatcaaaattaaaagaaataaacatttgaaatataccagtcttgtgtaatgaatgaatataatatacaagtttcactttttgaatggaattagtgaaatcaactttttgatgatattctaattatatgaccagtacctgtatgtattataataaatacCTCCAGAGGGCACCAACGGCCTGTGATTTTTCCACTTTAAAGCACGATTCAAATCCTCGCTTAAAACTGGCCAAACGTTTAAACGTTTAAatccatttcattttaatatttggccacaGGCAAACTCGAGCGAGGGtttaaaatcttattttgaaATCACGATGGACAACAAATTACATATTTAGAGATATTTTGATGTATTCTCCTGTGTTGGCATAGGTTTAAATAATTTTACGTTACAAATCTAGTGAGATAACACACAGTTTTCCCTGATGAATGCTAAGCAACTCAAACTCAAAGCATAGCAGAAGGGTTTGTCGACCGAGCTACTGAGTTGGAGACGTGCTTCATGCTTGTAAATGATAAGAGTGCAACGCAAAGTGCGTCAGACTTTATATGCATTCCCAAATGCACGTGTTTGGAAACACAAACAGCACATGAAATAAATGACCAAACCAAACAATAACGCAAGCACTTTCAAACCCAACTTAATACTTATATCATGAGACTGCTTTTCACCTAGAAGTTTTTTCACGTTTAATATCACGAGACTTCGTGCACTCCTGAAAGCCAGGTGAAATGGCTCTGCATTTATATCAGATGTGCTGAATTGTTACTTTTGCATAAAAAGattgtttttattgaaaacaaagaTTAACAGTAATTTCACTTTTACTGccttttcaaaattaaaatacttcaAGCTCAATAAGCACCTTGTACGAACCCTGTTTCTTGACAATATTAGACTgaacataagaaaaaaagaaaacttcagTGTGTCTGCAGCTCACTGTACTGTGGGTGGAGTGTGTGAACCATCCGCTCACCTGTAGGAGCCACTGGGTATTCCAGGTGAGTGGTTGGGCTTATCAGAGAACTGAAATCCCTTGATGTCCATCTGGGAAGGCTGCAAAAAGAACACGATTTATCAAAGAGGCATGTCAATAAGACAATGGAATAGGCCTGAGGGCAGATATTTCCTGAAACACAGGTTCTCACCTCCCTGTTGCCGCTCATGATAGCCGGCTGAGATCCGGGAGGCATCATGCGGCGTGGAGCTCCCACAGACAGGTTCTGGTTCTGCTGGAGCTGGATGGACTGGGGCAGGAGGAGGTGCTGCTGGGCTGAGCCGTAGCGCAGTTGAGATCCAGGCATGGGCATCGTCACCTGAAAACACACAGCAAAGTCAATGAGAATGTCCATTAAAACCAATAAACCAATAAACCCAATAAAAATCCTGAATAAAGCAGATTCGAGCTGCGCTTCAAGCTGTTGACAATACACCCAAATCACTTTACTTCTATAACTGtaacaaccctctacattgcgagtaaatcactcgcatatgcgacaAAATTTTACTCTAtgcgactaaatgatgtctatcgttagccattggctaataaatttttagattttactctccagtgtgtgtgttcaaggctattataagattagcacattttcactcgctgaacactgactgagcgcttcagagttctttctccatcaagcgatctgtacttTTCACTTCATCTCAATGGGCGCACAGCACACCTGTATTTGCTGaactgtaaactctttgtgaagacGCATGACTCACCATCGCTTTagtgatagcgctgtttctcacacatgcaaagagagcgagagtcttaatCAACGCGCTACAtgtaaacaatattctttgttgtattttcctgtcaaaataatggagttcatttagaattttcacttttttagaaCAGGCAGAAGATAAGCCAGTTTCTCCTttcggtagtgggcggagctaatgcacaaatggcaatttcattggctggcgctgatctattaccatccctgttttgatttcagcaaatcagttcaactcaacgcagacaacgtgattaatattcatgaacccagcagctcatcaatcaatagagcattgtatattgttagtatggtagtagaattagttgtatttttttttacagaaaccctgaaTGACAATATCTTAAGcttcaccaccagtcttaagttcagtcaaaatgacaaatatgcattcatacatggttaacaagttttaaaaacttttataaagttttataattaaatagtgcttaataccataatataatgcttgactgactgattaaaatcattttacaaagataagctgattggaatcatatatatgtgtgtgtgtgtgtgtgtgtgtgtgtgtgtgtgtaaaataatagatcagtctggcgagtaaactgaaaaattatataaaaaattataaaagattATATTGCCAAAGTGTGCTAGAGGGTTGTGTAGGTATTCTGCAGACATGCGGTCTTATGGCTTTCAAAGAACTTGCCTGAATGAGCTGCGAGTCCATGAGCTGTGACGTGCCCATCCCAGCTGCCTGATTCATGGGTCCGTCGTACACCAGTGGCTGGCTGCCGTTCATGGGCTGGTAGTGAGATCCGGACTGCTGTTTGACCATGTCTGATGGCTGCATGCCAGGAAATGCAGAGTACGGTCCTTTGAGAGCTCCACCAGAGAGCACCATGGGACTGGGTTGAGACAGGTTTGGGTGCATGTACACCGGAGACCTGTAAGAGAGGAGAACGTGAGAGCGCTCAGATGATCACAGAAAAAACCCAGAACTATCAGTGTGGCCATTTTCTCCAGCTTACAGCAGACTCAAACCGTTGTTTGACAAATTCAATTTAACATTTTTCGGTGGACCAgatattacaaaacaaatatcTGAAGCAAAATCCCTAAATACTGGAAACTATATTGGTAAAACTGATTATCGTCAATGTCCACCCTTAAACAGATTATCGCCGATCGCTACACTTCACTAATACTGTATTTTTcaaactataagtcgcacctgagtataagtcgcatcagtccaaaaatatttcatgaggaaaaaaacaaaaacgcactggactataagtcgcatttatttagagccaagaatcaagagaaaacattaccgtctacagccgtgagagggcgctgagcagcatagagcgccctctcgtggctgtggacggtaatgttttctcttggttcttggttccaaATAAATggtttggttcatgtcaaattaattttgataaataagttgcacatgactataagtcgcaggaccagccaaactatgaaaaaagtgtgacttatagtcctgaAAATATGGTATCTAGATTTAAACCAATTATTGTTCGATCTCTACATTTAAATGTCAGAGAATCTGCTAATGCCTAGTTTACACTACAGAATTGTATGCCTGATTTAAGCCCAATTTGCAATTTAAcgagctcacacacactttgttctatttatttatttttttcataaaaggtATATTTTTTCATTACTGAAATCTCATTTACTTTTTAAGGCAATGcttacttaaaaaatatttgaaatctacATGGTATTGTCTTACCAATTGCATAATTTACTTAATTgacaaatttaaattattaaatgattttgattttcaaaaaataattataattgtatttccACAGTTTTCGCTATGGTAACAAGAACAGTAAAATTATACTGAATTTTGATGATGAAAACTAGTATAtgatagagtaaaaaaaaaaaaagtgattattttcTTGTCTTCGTAGAACAAGTTTTATACATCAGTTATTGATACAAATGGTTTGTTAGGTGTTTTAAGAGCAAGTCTTTGCAATGGCATGGGACTTAATTAGTGTAAAAGAGTAGCAGACCAACACTGAATGAAACTGACTGTGAGTGTTGCTGAAGCGGGTGATTTACCTGAAGGGAGGGATGGAGCTGAACATCTCTTGAGACTGAGAGACAGGCAGAGCTCCTCGCAGACCCAGCTGAGCCTGAGCCTGTAGAGACGTGTGCAGAGAGATGGGGATCTGTTGAGCGGTGGCCTGAAtacacacaacaaacacacacggGTTATTTATAGCCACACAGGTCCAATGAATGAACCTATTAAAGCCTACTGTATAATTAGCCACttttccactgttgggccagtgcgagccagggcttaaaacagACCGGCTGGGGCTAatagtagcaccgaggccagattAGCGCAGCGTTTCCACTGTCGGTCCTGAAGCTCTGCTGCGCAtcactaaaacacaccctttacacgcctctcatgAACAACGTCACgaaacctcatcatttcaccaacaaagagaagttatcagaaaactaggaaataagtcactggaacatgcgcgatcacaaaacgaacatgataaaagcagtcgtttgtttgcatgctttgtttaatatttaaattcaaaggCATCAATGTTTTaatatagaataagtgatacattgatcataattcattaatttatcaggactcaaaattaatcagaaataaatttatctacattttatttattaatttttaacgaTTAAgcgttatgaaaatagcctgcttattcagtcgagtctgtttctgtttatttgtagccacagtagcctatacgtcacatttagaaagaatgataatatctctatttttataaaagctcccgaacaaaaatcattattatattttgatgacacATGccacgtggagctaaactctcgagacgagacttacGACagatgttactaaataaatacacaattgtgatagagaataagaagctgacatctgatttctccaaggggttgcatttaccatgtttactttggtaacgttaatgttaagCGTGCATAGACTTTTTCatggtttataaatatttctgccttgtttagtgattataatctacatcggatcaagttatttcaaacactcgctgctgactgaaagagagttttgagcttgttttaaaaagtttttttatccTGGTGTTATACAGTAGATGTTAGATGATATATAAATTTTATGTACAAGTATCTTCTATAGTTTAATAAAGATCTCACTGATTACATTAGAACTCTATCTTACCATTTGTCTATATAAAAACCAGCATACCTGcaccaaattgattttttttgctCAATTTAAGTCTGAGCTATCAGAGCAGTTTTTTCCTCCATATTCTGACTATATCAGACATAAATGAGTCATAAAAGCCTGACagatcaaatatgatactcaaaattatttgatttacttTTTTAAGATTTTGTCTGAAGGTTTAATAATTacttgagtttaaaaaaaaaaaaacatttttcagacTACTATCTCCTATGTAAGGCTTTACAGTGGTAACATGACTCCCATTAGTTTTTGATCACTGGAGAAAGATTGCTGCTGGGGAAGATTGCTTTATACCTCTAAGTCATTCTTAAAATTAATAAAGTGCATTTTACTAATGTACAACAATTGccaataaaactaaaatgtttatAGACCTGCTGTCACAACTTTAAAGTTGATCCCTGATCTTTGAAGCATGTGGAGTCCCTGCCCGCAAGACACTTTCATTCAAAACATCCACATTTCTCAGGCACAGTCATGATAAATCTGTGAAGTGTGCAGTCACTGTAGACACGTACCTGCTGGTAGCTGGGCTGCTGAGTCAAAGGCGGCACGAGCCGCGGCTGACTAGAGAACACATGACCGTCTAGATAGAGAGGAGGGATGTGACTGCctgtgacacacaaacacacatcacaaCAGGAATTAGAGCCATGCACAACCACTGCATGTGACACAATCTGAGAAAGCAATGAGATGCTGACCTTGCATGGAGACAGAAGGTGCGACAGATGCCACAGGCATGGGCGGCATGGACACCCCGCCGAAGGAGCTGTAGCTGACGCCGCTGGAGGAGCCCACACTGCAGGCAGGCTGAGCGCCGGAGACCACGCCGCCCGGAGAGCCCTGCTCTGGAAGAGCCTGAGAGTTCTCCCAGGCTTTACGTGCCGACTCCATCTGAGACCACAGAGAGACTTGCTGGTGAGGAGCACTGACGGACACGAGCATTTGGACACAACTGGTGCTTCCATTATCCAGGTTCTACTGCATTCTTAACATTACTTCACTCAAGTATTTGCATCCTTCTGAACAGATGCAGGTTGTAATACCAGATTAAGAAGTTTGTTAAGACCAATTGAAATGTCTTAAGAAAGCCTGGCCAGAAAGACTGAATAGTTTTTAAAGCTTTACATTTAAAGTTTTACAAGGCTTAAGCAGACAGGCATTCAAAAAAAGAATATCTATGTTCTAGCATGTAGATAACGGTTACTAACATGCTTTTAACAACTTTATCACGTAACATGTTGTTTAAGCTTGTTATTAGAAGTTGTTAACGTGTTATGAAGTTCAGAGGATTCTAACATGTATTGATATGCTTCCATTACTGTGTACCTTGAGAGTGAGGTCCGCTGAAGGAAAGCTGATGGGGTTGAGGTTTATTCCGGGCTGTAGGTGGTCTCTGCGGAGCATCGGGATGGCTTGAGTCAGGCCCGCctgtgcacacacaaacattaacaaCAGTATAAACACTCAGAGCTTATTTTAGACAATGCTGAGAATGTAAATGCTGGCTCAGAGCTCATGTACACACATTCCCAGAGAGTGCATCTTGCAGCTTGGTGACGGGGTTGGACACAGGCACTGGTGTGGAACCTGGAGGAAGGCTGAAGTCTGAATCCTTTGCACTGACGCCAAACTCAATTGGCGGCACAGGGATAACGTTGTCCACGTGAATGTCCACTCCGTTGACAGGAGTAATGGGTCCCTCCAGACGGTCCATGCCTTCAGAGCCCTTGCGGTTCTTCAGCGAGCGCTCATTGCCGATGGGGCCGGGTTTGTGTTCTTTACTCTGCTCGGGTCCTGCATCTGAATCCTGAAAGACAGGACAGAGCGACTGTACTCTGAGTCTcagctcatttaaaaaaatgacaagagtttcttaaaaaaagaatgacCTTTACCTCTGAATTGGGTTCACTTCCTGTGTAGGAAACCTGCTTTGTCCACGAATCACCACCTGACGAATGGACACTCAGAGCTTcaggagaacaaaaaaaaaaaaaagacatttagaaaaaGTCTATTTAAGGAAAATGCCAAAGTTTTTccatgttcttccctcaacttagacaagttgatacgtacctctccTGTCTCAGTGCATGCACAAAATTGCTGTAGCGCGCGGCGCCAGTATGCTAGCATTTAGCTTAgtaccattcattccttaggatccaaacatgGGTAAATTTAGAGATGGTTACATGAGCAGTTACAcgagtaagtatggtgacacaaaataaaacgtGGCAATTTCGAAGCGGATAAAATATGACTATAATATATGGCGGAACAGCACTTGGCAGCACTTCGACCTCTgagcagtaatatcatcactcctgaaaactaACTTCGGAAGAGGTACATATCAACTCATCTAAGGTGAGGGAAGAacagtggaatatggaaaaacggtGGCGTTTTCCTCCAATAAGGTATCTTGATACACTTGTTATCAGCTGTTATCGGTATAACCTGTGCTGTTCGTCTCCCAGATTTCTGTTCCCAAGCTGTTGGCAGACAGTGCATCCTCGGTCTGCTCGATGGACATACTGCCCTGCTTCTTGGCAAAACGAGGAGGCATTTTCGATGCAATTGCTCTATTCTTTACCGAACCCTTAAGGTGCACAAACCAAATAACTACAATATCCACTCAAGATATAATTAATGTAGTTAAATAACTTAAGCTGTTATTATCTTTCCAACTATAAGACCATGAGCCCAAAGGATTACTTACTGGAGGGCCCTGATCCTTCCTCCTGCGATCGTCATCCTGTGGGCGGCGCTGTTTTTTGGACAGAGCGTCCTGGAAAACTTCTGGACTGGGTACAGAAGCTCCCGAGTCACTCTCAACTTCGAGGAAACACAAGGGACAACTCCTTCAGATCCAATACTCAAGAACACCACATGGGTCACACAAAACGAATGACTTCTAACGGTAATAATTGGCACAGCACTGTTAAAATAGTAGAGTAATTCTTTACAGGACAGTCTATTAATTTACTGTACCTGTATGGATGAATATTTGATTTTGCCAATGAACAAtatttttcaactcattttgCCAGTACTGATACCGATATATTTTTTACAACACAAGTCTCTCCTGTGCAGAAATTAtaagcaaaatatttttaattttgtttagtttttaacaataacttgttagaattaaataaacaataattaagatttttaacaatacatataaactttaaaaataaactataaatcaattgctgcatttttttgtgttaaccctaacattttaattttaggttaaACATTTGTAGATGGTCTAAAGCAAAAGAGatgtaaaaattctaaaaatcttTTAGAGCTTATGATGTGTTAAAAAACTAAAACGTTacacattaatgaataaatcagcatatataaaattatttaattgacaAGTGCCTTGTGATTTTTtagctataaaatatatatagatatttttagcTAATAGCTATAGCTATTGACCATTAAATCAAAACATAGTAATTTTATTACATCAATTActgctttatttaatcagaaacagTCTGTATGTTATTTGTGTAGGCtactttacttttaatttaattagcaGTAGGCCAAAACCTTAGGACCTGGGGGAGGCTGCCCCTGATGCAGGACTTACCATTTACTCTATCATACATCAAACACATCATTCTGTAGGTGTtttcacagattaaatgcagcgATCCAAAACCGTTAATCTAATCATCATTCAGACAAAACCTTGGTTTAAGAATGAGCCACACTGCTGAAGTGATCTAACCACTAGCACACCCTGAGCACAAGCAAATTAATGTattcttacattaaaaaaaacatctggctTACTTGGGTAAGTATTCAGGTCATATTGGGACAGGGGTTCGGTCATGTCCCCCTTCATGTTCCTGGGTTTCAAGTCTTTCTCTATGATCGTCCCCGTTGCTTCAGTTGTGCTGGTGTCGTCGTTCTGCTCTACACGGTACACACACGCTGAGCTCAGGCCGGTGATCGATTCTTCTGGAACTCTGCACGGAGCGAATTAAAGCACATTCATAGTGTGAATTTCAGtggtattgtttttattgtattaatatgcTTAGTTCATGTTTTAAGGAAACATACCGTTTGTTGTTGGAAGTAACACAGTTCTGCCAGCTCTCGTTTCTCCCGAAGGAACCTGCACTAGCCTGCATTTCTGTCTTGTTGTTTTCCATCACAGTAGCATCACTCTTCCTGTTCTGTCTGTCGACCACTGGCCGCTGGCTAGAAAAGCTCCGCTTGGAGAGCTCTCTCTTTTCAGAGCCAGGTTCTCCGTGACCTATATCTGCGAGCACGTCACCATGCTGTCTCCGTTTCTCCCTCCAGTCACTGAAATCGCTGTTCTCAGAGCCGGTTTCCCAGTCCTCACCCTGACCTGTGATCTCCTGTGACCGTCCTCCAGAGTAGCGGTTGGGACCGTGCTCCTCTGCCCCCTTTGCACGACCAGGCCACTGATTGGCAACGTCTCCATTAACATAGTCCTCACTATTCCACTGACCTCCTCCTTCATGCTCTTGACGCAGACGCCTGAAGCGTGGGGGTTTATCCTGGCGTGGGGGACGACGCCTTCTCAGGGGCCGGTTGTCAggattatcattatcaatgtagTAACCCCCATCTCTGTCCTCGACACCATTCTCTGCAAAGGAGCCTGTAAATTTAGAGGGGTACTTCAGGGCCTCGCGTTCTGACAAACGTTTGGAATAGGAGTCCGCACCAAAGCTGTAGCCGTTTTCCTGCATGGGAGTGCTTCCAAACTGGGTTCCTCTCCCTCTCCACGTCGAAATATCCCTTGAGCCAAACCCACGGTTGTATCCAGCATTAAGGCGAGGGGGCAATGACCTTCCAAAGACTCGAGCAGATTTCGTCTTGTCCCTGGAATCACTATTGCCACTCTGATCGTCAGTGTAGACCTTGTTTGATCTCCACGACTCCTTATCGGCCCTCTTGACCTCTCCAGATGCAGGATACGAAGCCTCTCCATTCTCAGTGGCCTTCTGGCGCGGACGCTTGGGCTGCTCCTCGTATTCTGAGGCCTCGCTGTGCGTCTCGCTCACATTGCGTCTACGGGGTTTGCCTCTTTGCAGATCTTCAGTCCTAAAATCTCGAGTACCACGTCCTCGTGCAGGCCTCTGTGCACCTGTGCTATTGTAGGCTCCTCTGTTGCTGTCACTCCGTCCTCCACGAGTGCCACCACGAGAATTGAACTCTCTAAAGCCCCGGCCACGTCCACGGCCCGCTCCCCTGGCCCCGGCGAATGCCTGCTCCTCATCTATGAATATCCAGTTGTTGCGGCGCAGTGCTGGTGGATCTCTGCTGTCAGAGCTGTCCACAGACTGACTCTTCGCACTATCCCAGTAGTTCTCTTTGTGCAAATCTTCAGGCAGGTTGCTCGTTCTCTCCACCTTGGGAGCTTCCATGTGTTTTTCCATAGGAGAGGGATTGGGGGGTGGCACGGAGTGCCTGTTAGACAGAAGAGGGGCATCTTTCTTCAGGTCATAGACGTTGGTGACCACTTCCTTCTCCAGCCTGTATGGGACAGGCTTCTCCTCGGGCTCAGTTTTGGGTTTCTCGTTTTCTTTGTCTTCCACTTTCAAAGGCTTCAGCACAGGTTTCTTGATGGGCCCTGTCCTCCTAAGGGTTCTGCTGCTGGTTTCAGATGGCTGACTAATGCTACTGCTGCTGCTCGAACAGTGATCGGACCACTGCGCCTGACCGCTGCCGTCTTTCCTCAGACTACCCACATCTTTCTTCCAGATATCAGAGTCGTAGCTCTTGTCCTTGTTGTCGAAGGCCTCATCATGAGTATCAGTGCCTTCTTTCTGATGTCTACCAGAGGAGACATCCCTGTGCTCACTGTCTCCAGGATGGGTCCTGCTGATTACTAATGGTTGATTGGTTCCCTCGTGGGTAACTTCTCGCTGTGACCCAAACGACACGTCTGAGCCTCTGCCTTGCCGGAAGCCTTGATGGGGCAGTTCCTCTGCTGGACTGTCTGCAGGGTCATGACCTCGGTCTTCATATGAGTCATGTCTGGAGAATGGCCGGTCACTCCTGTCATCCACCTGAGCCCTGTCGCCATTGTCATGCTGTCTCTGGTAGGGTGGGGTGAAACTGCGCGCAGACGAGTAGCTGTCTTGGTTCCACACTTGGTAAGACTCAGTGGATGGCGCCCTCCTCTCCTGATGCACGCTGGGATGGCAGCCTTCATCAGAGGTGGAACCAGGGCTATTCAGGTGATCCTGCTGAATGACAGGTTTCACCAAACCTTGAGAATGAAAAAGTTAAATATGAATATCTCAATAGGTAGTTGCTAGATTGTTTCCCAGCAGGGTTTCCCAAAGAGTGGCTTGTGAAGCCCCTACGGTTTCATGATTTGATAGAAAGGCACTAACTATAAAGAAAAATTACAATACACCCATAGGGCTGTACAACAGACAATTTTGTCTGAAATTTTGATTTGCAATCACCAAATCTCAAAAGGCTGCAACTTAGTTTGACTCTGTATTTTTCAGAGTG of the Carassius gibelio isolate Cgi1373 ecotype wild population from Czech Republic chromosome A5, carGib1.2-hapl.c, whole genome shotgun sequence genome contains:
- the prrc2b gene encoding protein PRRC2B isoform X4 → MSDRLGQITKSKDGKSKYSSLSLFDKYKGKSIETQKTTVVARHGLQSLGKVAAARRMPPPAHLPSLKSESKGNDPNVIIVPKDGTGWANKQDQPDPKSSVASSAQLPESQPPLALQKSVSNLQKPMPITSQESTSTGGPKQWAQLNGKAVDQDGLKVSSRLQPFSHEEFPTLKAAGEQDKVGKERSVFDPSYGPGPSLRPQNVSSWREGGGRNLQPPVLSATPPCTDTDTKSSGPAETTTPPPPPPPSSSSSSTAAAQSTDVKEPSPRPAPPVQRRAAPSALQYQHHTTTTYHDMLPAFMCPKETRDAPCSSDHGPTTVVAPVRFESRLTLRPAFPAPEPVNGDIRRETRVPRVPPRPSARPIRHPGDRAPRPAIINPEDLKDLDELDNDCEDGWAGLHEEVDYSEKLKFSDDEEDHSPCEKNRIWDDWDNHHDQHLSQSSVDGPFPQDAEEESYSRQPELRTSRKPNGQFSSTESQKNSGNSESAEEQEEPQRQAPPRGKFVSADLSAVERARRRREEEERRAREERLAACAEKLKKLDEKFGKTEKAARSGEMLREADIKELTQSPGRTSSKHPQEGWQYNAKEVSDTPAESSSQDYKDEGCHYHNDDEVPESTSPLPDYGRHQKPVPPRFQKQHQQQEQVYKMAPWQQSGHPTQSSSAHPQRGFYPPHVLGFDPRWMMMPPYMDPRMAQGCSPVDFYPPGVHSSGLVKPVIQQDHLNSPGSTSDEGCHPSVHQERRAPSTESYQVWNQDSYSSARSFTPPYQRQHDNGDRAQVDDRSDRPFSRHDSYEDRGHDPADSPAEELPHQGFRQGRGSDVSFGSQREVTHEGTNQPLVISRTHPGDSEHRDVSSGRHQKEGTDTHDEAFDNKDKSYDSDIWKKDVGSLRKDGSGQAQWSDHCSSSSSSISQPSETSSRTLRRTGPIKKPVLKPLKVEDKENEKPKTEPEEKPVPYRLEKEVVTNVYDLKKDAPLLSNRHSVPPPNPSPMEKHMEAPKVERTSNLPEDLHKENYWDSAKSQSVDSSDSRDPPALRRNNWIFIDEEQAFAGARGAGRGRGRGFREFNSRGGTRGGRSDSNRGAYNSTGAQRPARGRGTRDFRTEDLQRGKPRRRNVSETHSEASEYEEQPKRPRQKATENGEASYPASGEVKRADKESWRSNKVYTDDQSGNSDSRDKTKSARVFGRSLPPRLNAGYNRGFGSRDISTWRGRGTQFGSTPMQENGYSFGADSYSKRLSEREALKYPSKFTGSFAENGVEDRDGGYYIDNDNPDNRPLRRRRPPRQDKPPRFRRLRQEHEGGGQWNSEDYVNGDVANQWPGRAKGAEEHGPNRYSGGRSQEITGQGEDWETGSENSDFSDWREKRRQHGDVLADIGHGEPGSEKRELSKRSFSSQRPVVDRQNRKSDATVMENNKTEMQASAGSFGRNESWQNCVTSNNKRVPEESITGLSSACVYRVEQNDDTSTTEATGTIIEKDLKPRNMKGDMTEPLSQYDLNTYPIESDSGASVPSPEVFQDALSKKQRRPQDDDRRRKDQGPPGSVKNRAIASKMPPRFAKKQGSMSIEQTEDALSANSLGTEIWETNSTALSVHSSGGDSWTKQVSYTGSEPNSEDSDAGPEQSKEHKPGPIGNERSLKNRKGSEGMDRLEGPITPVNGVDIHVDNVIPVPPIEFGVSAKDSDFSLPPGSTPVPVSNPVTKLQDALSGNAGLTQAIPMLRRDHLQPGINLNPISFPSADLTLKMESARKAWENSQALPEQGSPGGVVSGAQPACSVGSSSGVSYSSFGGVSMPPMPVASVAPSVSMQGSHIPPLYLDGHVFSSQPRLVPPLTQQPSYQQATAQQIPISLHTSLQAQAQLGLRGALPVSQSQEMFSSIPPFRSPVYMHPNLSQPSPMVLSGGALKGPYSAFPGMQPSDMVKQQSGSHYQPMNGSQPLVYDGPMNQAAGMGTSQLMDSQLIQVTMPMPGSQLRYGSAQQHLLLPQSIQLQQNQNLSVGAPRRMMPPGSQPAIMSGNREPSQMDIKGFQFSDKPNHSPGIPSGSYRPGSASPSGKPSGPGGPAVVVSLPGHYTQQQVSAPQGSMVMHMRPPTSGPFPNPIQRPVMQVNKTVIIRSPPYPSPGREPLHSTPPSNPEPAVKGPEDGVKVNALRDARPAVSEAKSSSVIPNKIQEQLPSVQVKAARTGSIKPQSVKVEEGRAY